From the genome of Streptococcus oralis:
ACTGCTAAGTTTACTTTTTGCATTTGTCTTAAATTATATTCCTAGTAAAGAGATTTTAGGCTTACTCGGTTTGATTCCAATTTTCCTAGGCCTCAAAGTTTTGCTTTTAGGAGATTCTGATGGAGAAGCTATTGCAAAAGATGGTTTGCGAAAAGACAATAAAAACCTGATTTTTCTAGTCGCTATGATTACTTTTGCAAGTTGTGGCGCTGACAATATTGGTGTCTTTGTCCCATATTTTACCACCTTAAATTTAGCGAATTTGATAGTGACTTTACTTACTTTTCTAGTCATGATTTATCTCTTGGTTTTTTCTGCCCAAAAATTAGCACAAGTCCCTTCTGTTGGAGAAACTTTGGAAAAATATAGCAGATGGTTTATTGCCGTTGTCTATTTAGGATTGGGGATGTA
Proteins encoded in this window:
- a CDS encoding CadD family cadmium resistance transporter, translating into MIQNIVTSIILYSGTAVDLLIILMLFFAKRKSRKDIINIYLGQFLGSVSLILLSLLFAFVLNYIPSKEILGLLGLIPIFLGLKVLLLGDSDGEAIAKDGLRKDNKNLIFLVAMITFASCGADNIGVFVPYFTTLNLANLIVTLLTFLVMIYLLVFSAQKLAQVPSVGETLEKYSRWFIAVVYLGLGMYILIENNSFDMLWAVLG